One genomic window of Paenisporosarcina antarctica includes the following:
- the aspS gene encoding aspartate--tRNA ligase has translation MTKRTHPCGEVADQAIGHQVVLKGWVQKRRDLGGLIFVDLRDRTGIVQIVFNPAISAEALAIGDKLRNEYVVEVHGKVVARQETQMNANMKTGRIEVQASHVTIINEAKNPPFAIENQSEVSEDLRLKYRYLDLRRPVMYEIFKMRSEVTKSIRRFLDDETFLEIETPILTKSTPEGARDYLVPSRVHDGEFYALPQSPQLFKQMLMVSGFEKYYQIARCFRDEDLRADRQPEFTQIDMEMSFMSMEDILEMNERMMKKMMKDIKGIDIETPFQRMKYSEVMDRFGSDKPDVRFGLELQDVSSLVAESSFKVFAGAVENGGQVKAINVKGSAANYSRKDIDALGEFAGRYGAKGLAWLKVDAEGLKGPIAKFFDGEAGEKLTQTLQAEAGDLLLFVADKKSVVADSLGALRMKLGKELGLIDESKFAFLWVIDWPLFEYDEQDGRYYAAHHPFTMPFVEDLELMDTNPEKVRAQAYDLVLNGYELGGGSLRIYERDVQEKMFSILGFTKEEATAQFGFLLEAFEYGTPPHGGIALGLDRLVMLLAGRTNLRDTIAFPKTASASDILTKAPSAVSEEQLKELSLAISIQKSQKLIK, from the coding sequence ATGACAAAACGTACACATCCATGTGGAGAAGTAGCAGATCAAGCAATTGGACACCAAGTCGTATTAAAAGGATGGGTACAAAAAAGACGTGATCTAGGCGGACTGATATTTGTAGATCTTCGCGACCGAACTGGCATTGTCCAAATTGTTTTCAACCCTGCAATATCAGCTGAAGCATTAGCAATCGGTGACAAATTACGTAATGAATATGTGGTTGAAGTGCACGGTAAAGTGGTTGCACGTCAAGAAACACAAATGAATGCAAACATGAAAACTGGCCGTATAGAAGTCCAAGCATCGCATGTGACCATTATTAATGAAGCAAAGAATCCGCCTTTCGCGATTGAGAACCAATCTGAAGTAAGTGAGGATTTGCGCTTAAAGTATCGTTACTTAGATCTTCGTCGTCCGGTTATGTATGAAATATTTAAAATGCGTTCAGAAGTTACTAAATCAATTCGTCGTTTCTTAGATGATGAAACTTTCTTAGAAATAGAAACACCTATATTGACGAAATCAACACCAGAAGGAGCACGTGACTATTTAGTTCCAAGTCGTGTTCATGATGGAGAATTTTACGCGTTGCCACAATCACCTCAATTATTTAAACAAATGTTAATGGTATCTGGTTTTGAAAAGTACTACCAAATTGCTCGTTGTTTCCGTGACGAAGATTTGCGTGCAGATCGTCAACCTGAATTCACACAAATAGACATGGAAATGAGTTTCATGTCTATGGAAGACATTTTAGAAATGAACGAACGCATGATGAAGAAAATGATGAAAGATATTAAAGGGATTGACATTGAGACACCTTTCCAACGGATGAAATACTCAGAAGTCATGGATCGTTTCGGCTCAGATAAGCCAGATGTACGATTTGGCTTAGAATTACAAGATGTATCTTCATTAGTTGCTGAATCTTCATTCAAAGTTTTTGCTGGCGCAGTTGAAAATGGCGGACAAGTTAAAGCAATTAATGTAAAGGGTTCTGCTGCTAATTATTCACGAAAAGACATTGATGCATTAGGTGAGTTTGCCGGCCGTTATGGAGCTAAAGGTTTAGCGTGGCTGAAAGTTGATGCAGAAGGGTTAAAGGGACCAATTGCGAAATTCTTTGATGGTGAAGCTGGTGAGAAATTAACTCAAACACTTCAAGCTGAAGCAGGGGACTTATTATTATTTGTAGCTGATAAGAAATCAGTTGTAGCTGATTCGTTAGGTGCACTTCGAATGAAATTAGGAAAAGAACTTGGACTAATCGATGAAAGTAAATTTGCATTTCTATGGGTAATTGACTGGCCATTATTTGAATATGACGAACAAGATGGTCGTTACTATGCAGCCCATCATCCTTTCACAATGCCATTTGTTGAAGACTTAGAATTAATGGATACTAATCCTGAGAAAGTAAGAGCTCAAGCTTATGACTTAGTATTAAATGGCTACGAGCTTGGTGGTGGATCATTACGTATTTATGAACGTGATGTTCAAGAAAAAATGTTTAGCATTCTCGGATTTACTAAAGAAGAAGCAACTGCACAATTTGGCTTCTTACTTGAGGCTTTTGAATATGGAACGCCTCCACATGGTGGCATCGCATTAGGACTAGACCGTTTAGTGATGCTATTAGCTGGTCGTACCAACTTGCGTGACACAATCGCATTCCCTAAAACTGCGAGCGCAAGTGACATTTTGACTAAGGCACCAAGTGCAGTTTCAGAAGAACAATTGAAAGAATTATCCTTAGCAATTAGCATTCAGAAAAGTCAGAAATTAATAAAATAA
- the mnmA gene encoding tRNA 2-thiouridine(34) synthase MnmA, translating into MQQLKDPANTRVVVGMSGGVDSSVAAHLLKQQGYDVIGIFMKNWDDTDENGVCTATEDYDDVIKVCNQIGIPYYSVNFEKQYWDKVFSYFLEEYKAGRTPNPDVMCNKEIKFKAFLEHAVSLGADYLATGHYAQVKEVDGETQLLRGLDNNKDQTYFLNQLSQDQLSKVMFPIGHLEKKLVREIAAEAGLATATKKDSTGICFIGERNFKEFLSQYLPAQPGEMVTMDGEKMGSHDGLMYYTIGQRQGLGIGGAGDPWFVLGKNLAKNELLVGQNIHHEALFSDQLTAVNMSFTTTEPKNKTFSCTAKFRYRQEDVQVEVELTPANCAIISFAQPVRAITPGQAVVLYDGDVCLGGGTIDEVMKHGKKLTYVG; encoded by the coding sequence ATGCAACAACTAAAAGATCCTGCAAATACACGTGTCGTTGTTGGCATGTCGGGGGGCGTTGATTCGTCCGTTGCAGCTCATTTACTAAAACAACAAGGTTATGATGTAATCGGAATCTTTATGAAAAACTGGGACGACACTGATGAAAATGGTGTATGTACAGCTACTGAAGATTATGACGATGTTATTAAAGTATGTAACCAAATCGGTATTCCTTATTATTCGGTGAACTTCGAGAAACAGTACTGGGATAAAGTGTTTTCTTACTTTTTAGAAGAATACAAAGCAGGAAGAACACCAAATCCTGATGTGATGTGTAACAAAGAAATTAAGTTTAAAGCTTTCTTAGAACATGCCGTCAGTCTAGGTGCTGATTATTTAGCAACTGGTCATTACGCACAAGTAAAAGAAGTGGATGGGGAAACTCAACTTCTACGTGGACTTGATAATAATAAAGATCAAACGTACTTTTTAAATCAATTATCTCAAGACCAATTATCAAAGGTTATGTTCCCCATTGGCCATCTTGAGAAAAAATTGGTTCGTGAAATCGCAGCAGAAGCGGGACTTGCAACTGCAACTAAAAAAGATTCTACTGGTATCTGCTTTATCGGCGAACGTAATTTCAAGGAATTCTTAAGTCAATATTTGCCGGCGCAACCTGGTGAAATGGTGACAATGGATGGTGAGAAAATGGGCAGTCATGACGGATTAATGTATTACACAATTGGTCAACGTCAAGGTTTAGGCATTGGTGGAGCAGGTGATCCTTGGTTTGTTCTAGGGAAAAACCTTGCAAAAAACGAATTACTTGTAGGACAAAACATACACCATGAAGCGTTATTTTCTGATCAATTAACGGCAGTAAATATGAGTTTTACAACAACTGAACCTAAAAATAAAACATTCTCTTGTACGGCTAAATTTAGATACCGTCAAGAAGATGTTCAAGTAGAAGTTGAATTAACTCCTGCTAACTGCGCCATTATATCATTCGCGCAACCTGTCCGGGCCATTACACCTGGTCAAGCAGTTGTTTTATATGATGGGGATGTGTGCTTAGGTGGAGGAACGATCGATGAAGTTATGAAACACGGCAAAAAATTAACTTATGTTGGCTAA
- a CDS encoding SH3 domain-containing protein codes for MRKFKLQQSMQIFLALILLLTLILPSITQANGQSIQSTVSKLNIRSGPGLAYPIIASLQRGDQMLVLEQQGDWTKIRRGSSEGWVASWYTKKIGEKKTQTNQLIISKVNGLNVRSQASIDSAVLTQLSAGDQATLLADYGQWVEISTNQVKGYVAKDFITIQKSESTPTKQKIVNGNHFEVAVDRLNVRSKPDLTAKKVSTVSKGERYKIIEKQHNWVKIQLSAEKSGWVYSFYGTLTTGATTSSVKKEKQSKSKSTSIKNISIVYNGTNLRESPSTASQVVYRANAGESFKTVGQSGDFYEVTTPKGATAYVANWVVSTDDTKKEVEQQQSNVTRKKGTLNGLTLVIDPGHGGNDHGTTGVRGTDEKGIALRTSQILANKLRAAGANVVLTRDSDVYVDLRKRVALSHQLAADAFISVHYDATDSSAINGFTTYYTHGYQKNLAQSVNTGLGGKINLRDRGAQPGNYFVLRENRQLAILIELGFLSNPSEERAVTSEKFREQASLGIYNGVINYFDNQLNK; via the coding sequence ATGCGAAAATTTAAACTACAGCAAAGCATGCAAATATTTCTAGCACTTATTCTATTATTAACACTTATACTTCCTTCAATAACACAAGCAAATGGGCAAAGTATTCAGTCGACAGTATCGAAGCTTAATATACGATCTGGTCCTGGACTAGCCTATCCAATCATCGCTTCTCTGCAAAGGGGTGACCAAATGCTTGTACTTGAACAACAAGGTGATTGGACCAAGATTCGTCGTGGATCATCTGAAGGCTGGGTAGCTTCTTGGTACACGAAAAAAATTGGTGAAAAGAAAACTCAAACAAATCAACTCATCATATCAAAAGTAAATGGGTTAAACGTTCGCTCACAAGCTTCTATTGATTCTGCGGTTCTTACACAATTATCTGCCGGTGACCAAGCTACACTCCTAGCAGATTATGGTCAATGGGTCGAAATTTCAACTAATCAAGTAAAAGGCTATGTAGCAAAAGATTTCATAACGATTCAAAAAAGCGAATCAACGCCTACTAAGCAAAAAATAGTTAATGGCAATCACTTTGAGGTGGCTGTTGATCGACTGAATGTACGCTCTAAGCCCGATTTAACAGCCAAAAAAGTTTCCACAGTTAGTAAAGGGGAACGGTATAAAATCATAGAAAAACAACATAACTGGGTAAAAATTCAGCTTTCGGCAGAAAAAAGTGGATGGGTGTATTCATTTTATGGGACGTTAACAACTGGAGCTACAACCTCTTCAGTTAAAAAGGAAAAGCAAAGCAAATCAAAATCAACTTCTATTAAAAACATCTCTATTGTATATAATGGGACAAATTTAAGAGAGTCTCCTTCTACTGCTAGTCAAGTAGTTTACCGCGCCAATGCGGGGGAATCGTTTAAAACAGTTGGACAAAGTGGTGACTTCTATGAAGTTACAACACCAAAAGGTGCAACTGCATATGTTGCGAACTGGGTTGTCTCAACAGATGATACTAAAAAGGAAGTTGAACAGCAGCAATCTAACGTTACACGAAAGAAAGGTACTTTAAACGGTCTAACCCTAGTCATTGATCCGGGACACGGCGGAAATGATCACGGAACAACTGGCGTTCGTGGAACTGATGAAAAAGGGATTGCGCTTCGTACTTCACAAATTTTAGCTAATAAACTTCGAGCAGCTGGCGCAAATGTCGTATTAACACGTGACTCGGACGTATATGTAGACTTACGTAAACGCGTTGCACTAAGTCATCAATTGGCAGCAGATGCATTTATAAGTGTCCATTACGATGCTACAGATAGTAGTGCAATTAATGGCTTTACTACCTATTACACACATGGATATCAAAAAAATCTTGCACAAAGTGTTAATACAGGACTTGGAGGAAAAATCAACTTGCGTGATCGTGGAGCTCAACCTGGGAACTATTTTGTGTTACGTGAAAATCGTCAACTAGCTATTTTGATTGAACTCGGTTTCCTTAGTAACCCGTCCGAAGAACGAGCGGTTACATCAGAAAAATTTAGAGAACAAGCCTCATTAGGAATCTATAATGGCGTAATAAACTATTTTGATAATCAGCTAAATAAGTAA
- a CDS encoding tetratricopeptide repeat protein yields MNELELGIAAIQNKDYEQAVVHFNNAIEEEPNNPLGYINFGNLLARMNETDRAERFFQKAITLDAEAATAFYGLANLYYEQERFEEAVKLYEKAVKFGIQGADVFFMMGKCFERLGNEKLALPYLQRAAELDPTDVQIRLSYGIVLAALEMFKEAEPEFMYVIHEDLNNADAHYNLGVLYAVSTERIDDALYHLKQAYTLQPKFDQARYVYDMISLRK; encoded by the coding sequence ATGAATGAACTTGAACTTGGCATTGCGGCCATTCAGAATAAAGATTATGAACAAGCGGTTGTTCATTTTAATAACGCCATTGAAGAAGAACCAAATAATCCATTAGGTTACATCAATTTCGGCAATTTGTTAGCACGAATGAATGAAACAGATCGGGCAGAGCGTTTCTTCCAAAAGGCGATCACGCTTGATGCTGAAGCAGCTACTGCATTTTATGGGTTAGCCAATTTATATTACGAGCAAGAACGCTTTGAGGAAGCAGTAAAGCTTTATGAAAAAGCAGTTAAATTTGGCATACAAGGTGCGGATGTCTTCTTTATGATGGGGAAATGTTTTGAACGGTTAGGGAACGAAAAACTAGCGCTTCCATATTTACAACGTGCAGCTGAACTCGATCCAACGGATGTTCAAATTCGCTTATCTTATGGCATTGTATTAGCAGCTCTAGAAATGTTCAAAGAAGCAGAACCTGAATTTATGTATGTCATTCATGAAGACTTGAACAATGCAGATGCGCACTATAATTTAGGTGTGTTATACGCAGTGTCTACAGAGCGTATAGATGATGCTTTGTATCATTTAAAACAAGCATACACATTACAACCGAAGTTTGATCAAGCACGTTATGTGTACGATATGATTTCATTAAGAAAATAA
- a CDS encoding tRNA threonylcarbamoyladenosine dehydratase, whose amino-acid sequence MLHQYSRNELAIGSEGVDLLKNTTVAILGIGGVGSFAAEACARSGIGKIILVDKDNVDITNINRQLVAYISTIGRSKSEVMKERILDINPECEVHDLHMFYTEETFEDFFSHNVDYVIDASDTIIYKIHLMKECLTRGVKIISCMGAANKTDPTRFKIEDISKTHTDPLAKVIRKKLRKEGIYKGIPVVFSDESPIIVRADVVETVGKPDAKFRKAQMPPSSNAFVPSVAGLVAASWVINDITSEIPVKRVRS is encoded by the coding sequence ATGTTACATCAATATTCTCGAAATGAATTAGCAATAGGATCAGAAGGTGTTGACCTTTTAAAAAATACAACGGTGGCCATTTTAGGAATAGGTGGCGTTGGCTCGTTTGCAGCTGAAGCATGTGCAAGAAGCGGCATCGGAAAAATCATTCTTGTGGATAAAGACAATGTCGATATAACCAATATTAATCGCCAACTTGTTGCGTATATCTCAACCATAGGGCGCTCGAAATCAGAAGTCATGAAAGAACGAATTCTAGATATAAACCCCGAGTGTGAAGTGCACGATTTACACATGTTCTACACCGAAGAAACATTTGAAGATTTCTTCAGTCATAATGTGGATTATGTAATTGATGCCTCAGATACGATCATTTACAAAATACATTTAATGAAAGAATGTTTAACGCGCGGAGTGAAAATTATTTCATGTATGGGTGCAGCAAACAAAACGGATCCTACTCGTTTTAAAATCGAGGATATTTCAAAAACACATACAGATCCATTAGCAAAAGTCATTCGCAAGAAATTGCGTAAAGAAGGTATTTATAAAGGCATTCCTGTGGTCTTTTCAGACGAGAGTCCAATAATCGTCAGAGCAGATGTAGTCGAGACGGTTGGGAAACCCGATGCAAAATTCCGTAAAGCTCAAATGCCTCCATCATCAAATGCATTTGTACCTTCAGTGGCTGGATTAGTAGCAGCAAGTTGGGTCATTAATGATATTACAAGCGAAATTCCAGTGAAACGAGTGCGTTCTTAA
- a CDS encoding cysteine desulfurase family protein, whose translation MTKIYLDHAATSPVHPQVIAKLVETMGQVYGNPSSIHAAGREARKQLDNAREYLAKSIRAKDQEIILTSGGTEADNLAIFGTAYARKSEGTHIITSQIEHHAVLSACEKLEKEGYDVTYLPVNEQGRIATEDVKDALRDDTILVTIMLGNNEVGTIQPIKEIGELLKDHKATFHTDAVQAYGLLSISVADLNVDLLSVSSHKINGPKGIGFLYQRKGTKLAAQLFGGQQERKRRAGTENVPGILAFAEAVSIAQQTMEEKREQYNHYKNNMISIFEQANLDFKLNGDEQSMLPHIMNVSFAGTDVESLLVNLDIAGLSVSSGSACTAGSINPSHVLVAMYGEEASELRNSIRFSFGYGITDAEVKAAAILTVNIVRRLVK comes from the coding sequence ATGACTAAAATATATTTAGACCACGCAGCCACTTCGCCTGTACATCCACAAGTCATAGCAAAATTGGTTGAAACGATGGGACAAGTTTATGGCAATCCATCTAGCATCCATGCTGCTGGCCGTGAAGCGCGAAAACAACTAGACAATGCTCGTGAGTATTTAGCGAAAAGTATTCGTGCAAAAGATCAAGAAATCATTTTGACCAGTGGTGGGACGGAAGCAGATAATTTAGCAATTTTCGGAACCGCTTACGCAAGGAAAAGTGAAGGGACACATATTATCACTTCTCAAATAGAGCACCATGCTGTCTTAAGTGCATGTGAAAAGCTTGAAAAAGAAGGGTATGACGTAACGTATTTACCTGTAAATGAACAGGGTCGTATAGCTACAGAAGATGTCAAAGATGCACTTCGTGATGATACGATTTTAGTGACGATAATGCTTGGTAATAATGAAGTGGGAACGATTCAACCAATTAAAGAAATTGGAGAATTGTTGAAAGATCACAAGGCAACTTTTCATACAGATGCTGTTCAAGCATACGGATTGCTTTCTATTTCAGTTGCTGATTTAAATGTGGATCTTTTATCTGTCTCATCACATAAAATCAATGGACCTAAAGGAATTGGCTTTTTGTATCAAAGAAAAGGCACCAAATTAGCAGCTCAACTTTTTGGTGGACAACAAGAACGAAAACGCCGTGCTGGAACTGAAAATGTCCCGGGCATTTTAGCATTCGCTGAAGCAGTTTCTATCGCACAACAAACGATGGAAGAAAAGCGCGAACAATATAATCACTATAAAAATAATATGATTTCAATTTTTGAACAAGCTAACCTTGATTTCAAGTTAAATGGAGATGAACAATCAATGCTTCCACATATAATGAATGTTAGCTTTGCTGGTACCGATGTAGAGTCACTACTCGTTAATTTAGACATAGCGGGGTTAAGTGTTTCGAGTGGTTCAGCATGCACAGCAGGTTCAATAAATCCTTCTCACGTGCTAGTCGCTATGTACGGTGAAGAAGCAAGTGAACTACGTAATTCAATTCGCTTTAGTTTTGGTTACGGGATCACGGATGCGGAAGTAAAAGCAGCAGCTATTTTAACAGTTAATATAGTTAGACGACTTGTAAAATAG
- the hisS gene encoding histidine--tRNA ligase, with protein MSINVPRGTKDLLPGETEKWQAVEELIRDTCRLFQYKEIRTPIFEHTELFTRSVGDTTDIVQKEMYTFTDRGDRSLTLRPEGTAPVVRSFVENKLFGLPNQPVKLYYTGPMFRYERQQAGRYRQFVQFGVEAIGSQDPSIDAEVMALAMTVYQKAGLKQIKLVINSLGDTESRQAHRVALSAHFSPHIQEFCSDCQNRLEKNPLRILDCKVDRENPLMATAPKLPDYLNEESAAYFGKVKHYLDILNIKYEVDPNLVRGLDYYNHTAFEIMSEGEGFGAITTLAGGGRYNGLVEDLGGPESPGIGFGMSIERLLLALEAEGQTFENLPTLDVYVVAMGEAAKDKAVSFVSQLRQNNVSAEMDYLDRKVKAQMKSADRLNAKFSVVIGDNELESGKISLKYLANGNQQQLTFEEIVENFTEIASKATEELA; from the coding sequence ATGTCGATTAATGTGCCTAGAGGAACGAAAGATTTATTACCAGGTGAAACCGAAAAGTGGCAAGCAGTCGAAGAACTTATTCGTGATACTTGTCGATTGTTTCAATACAAAGAAATTCGAACGCCAATTTTTGAACATACTGAGCTATTCACACGAAGTGTTGGTGATACAACCGATATCGTTCAAAAAGAGATGTACACATTTACCGATAGAGGCGATCGCTCATTAACTTTACGTCCTGAAGGAACTGCTCCCGTTGTCCGTTCTTTTGTCGAAAATAAATTATTTGGTTTACCAAATCAACCCGTAAAACTGTATTACACAGGTCCGATGTTCCGCTATGAACGTCAACAAGCAGGTCGCTATCGTCAATTCGTTCAATTTGGAGTTGAAGCAATAGGTAGTCAAGATCCAAGCATAGACGCAGAAGTTATGGCTCTTGCTATGACTGTGTATCAAAAAGCAGGACTAAAGCAGATTAAATTGGTGATCAATTCACTAGGGGACACTGAAAGTCGACAAGCTCACCGAGTTGCACTGAGTGCTCACTTCTCACCACACATCCAAGAGTTTTGTTCTGATTGTCAAAATCGATTAGAAAAAAACCCGTTACGAATTCTCGACTGTAAGGTTGATCGAGAGAATCCATTAATGGCAACCGCTCCAAAACTCCCGGATTATTTGAACGAAGAATCTGCTGCTTATTTCGGAAAAGTAAAACATTACTTAGATATTTTAAACATTAAATATGAGGTTGATCCGAATTTAGTACGCGGCCTTGATTACTATAATCACACTGCATTTGAAATTATGAGTGAAGGAGAAGGGTTCGGTGCCATTACGACACTTGCTGGAGGTGGCCGCTACAACGGTTTAGTTGAAGATTTAGGTGGTCCGGAGTCCCCTGGTATTGGTTTTGGTATGAGTATTGAAAGATTGTTATTAGCATTAGAAGCTGAAGGTCAAACTTTTGAAAACCTCCCGACACTGGATGTCTATGTAGTAGCAATGGGGGAAGCGGCGAAGGATAAAGCAGTATCGTTTGTCTCGCAGCTTCGTCAAAACAATGTTTCAGCCGAAATGGATTATTTGGATCGTAAAGTAAAAGCTCAAATGAAATCTGCCGATCGATTAAATGCCAAGTTTTCAGTTGTGATCGGAGACAATGAACTTGAAAGTGGTAAAATTTCATTGAAGTACTTAGCGAACGGAAATCAACAACAACTTACATTTGAAGAAATAGTAGAGAACTTTACTGAAATCGCATCTAAAGCAACGGAGGAATTAGCATGA
- a CDS encoding replication-associated recombination protein A, translated as MQNEPLAYRMRPHKLDEIAGQQDIIGVNTPLYKMILNGHVPSMLLYGEPGIGKTSLAYAIAGTSNLPFIALNATRSGKKEIEEVVNESRMTGKVLLFLDEIHRFNKLQQDTLLPHVENGSIVLIGATTENPFHDVNPAIRSRCGEIKQLKRLTADDLLTLIKRALTDNKRGLGRQTIQISQEQQMKIADSSNGDARKALTLLESVVSASDEEDGVTIIDDALLQNLVDRIGVFGDKKGSHFYNLLSALQKSVRGSDVNAAMYYLAHLLENGDLVAVSRRLLVMAYEDIGVANPSVGPHVLASIQAAERLGLPEARIPLASAVVEMCLSEKSNSAYKAIDAAIASIHAGKVGEIPSHLKDTHYVGAATLGHEGYVYPHNTPIGSFGGWANQTYLPDNLLKSKFYKPVLAGEEKKLAGIYEKLESFKQKKK; from the coding sequence TTGCAAAACGAACCACTTGCTTATCGAATGAGACCGCATAAATTGGACGAAATCGCTGGTCAACAAGACATTATTGGAGTAAATACTCCTTTATATAAAATGATTTTAAATGGACATGTTCCATCCATGTTATTATACGGCGAACCAGGAATCGGTAAGACATCTCTTGCCTACGCCATTGCTGGTACAAGTAATCTACCGTTCATTGCCCTTAATGCTACTCGTTCAGGAAAGAAAGAAATAGAAGAAGTAGTCAATGAATCGCGCATGACAGGAAAAGTCTTGTTATTTTTGGATGAGATCCATAGATTCAATAAACTACAACAAGACACCTTACTTCCTCATGTTGAAAATGGCTCTATTGTATTAATTGGAGCTACAACTGAAAACCCTTTTCATGATGTAAATCCTGCCATTCGTTCTCGCTGTGGTGAAATTAAGCAATTGAAACGATTAACAGCTGATGATTTACTAACACTTATCAAACGAGCACTTACCGACAACAAGCGCGGACTAGGTCGACAGACGATTCAAATTTCACAAGAACAGCAAATGAAAATAGCTGATTCGTCAAATGGAGATGCAAGAAAAGCATTAACACTTCTCGAATCTGTCGTTTCGGCATCAGATGAAGAAGATGGTGTCACCATAATTGATGATGCTTTACTGCAAAACTTGGTCGATCGAATTGGTGTTTTTGGTGATAAAAAAGGTTCTCATTTCTACAATCTATTGTCAGCTCTGCAAAAGTCAGTACGAGGAAGTGACGTTAATGCTGCCATGTATTATTTAGCTCACTTGCTTGAAAATGGTGATTTAGTAGCTGTCTCAAGACGACTACTCGTGATGGCATATGAAGATATTGGCGTAGCGAACCCATCTGTCGGTCCACATGTTCTCGCAAGCATTCAAGCTGCAGAACGATTAGGATTACCCGAGGCACGCATTCCTTTAGCAAGCGCAGTCGTTGAGATGTGTTTATCGGAGAAATCAAACTCAGCTTACAAAGCAATCGATGCTGCTATTGCTTCGATTCATGCAGGAAAAGTTGGCGAGATACCAAGTCATTTAAAAGATACTCATTATGTTGGTGCAGCAACCCTCGGACACGAAGGGTATGTATATCCACATAACACCCCCATTGGATCCTTCGGCGGTTGGGCCAATCAGACGTATCTTCCAGACAATTTACTGAAGTCGAAGTTTTACAAACCCGTTCTTGCAGGCGAAGAAAAGAAACTTGCTGGAATATACGAGAAATTAGAGTCATTCAAACAAAAGAAGAAGTGA
- the cymR gene encoding cysteine metabolism transcriptional regulator CymR codes for MKISTKGRYGLTIMIALAKQFGEGPVPLRQIASDNDLSEAYLEQLVSSLRNSGLVKSVRGAHGGYMLSKPPHLISSGDVIRVLEGPIQPVEGIEDEAPPQRELWMRIRDAVKTVLDTTTIEDLAKYSETSSDEGYMYYI; via the coding sequence GTGAAAATATCAACAAAAGGTCGTTATGGTTTAACGATTATGATTGCTTTAGCCAAACAATTTGGAGAAGGTCCCGTGCCACTCCGTCAAATAGCATCAGACAATGATTTATCAGAGGCCTATTTAGAACAATTGGTCTCTTCACTGCGTAATTCAGGACTAGTTAAAAGTGTCAGAGGAGCGCATGGGGGATATATGCTTTCAAAACCCCCTCATTTAATTTCTTCTGGGGATGTTATACGTGTCTTAGAAGGACCGATTCAACCTGTTGAAGGAATTGAAGATGAAGCGCCTCCTCAAAGAGAATTATGGATGCGTATTCGAGATGCAGTGAAGACCGTTTTAGATACAACAACAATTGAAGATTTAGCCAAATACAGTGAAACGTCTTCAGATGAAGGGTATATGTATTACATTTAA